One part of the Glycine max cultivar Williams 82 chromosome 14, Glycine_max_v4.0, whole genome shotgun sequence genome encodes these proteins:
- the LOC100820595 gene encoding ACT domain-containing protein ACR2: MNSVCMPYFDPEFDTLPERIHGPPCRVCVDNESMEGCTVVKVDSVNKQGLLLEVVQILTDMNLQICKSFISSDAGWFMDVFHVRDENGNKLTDQKVINDIQQAIGRSRASSPSQQHSNNNNNNSVFTTMTNYKTYSKRLLPLLPNPNDQHTAIEMTGADRPGLFSEISAALADLHCNIVEAHAWSHNARLACVAYISDQSTDTAIDDPSRLASIEDHLTTVLRATTNPNGGGGANHPDVKTSELLGGEGQMTTVERRLHQLMLSVRDFETPSSPKEKKGRKRMVSVESCEQKGYSIVSIECKDRPRLMFDTVCTLTDMQYVIFHASITSHAGYACQEYFIRHVDGCALDTASEKERVMKCLEAAIERRVCEGIRLELCADNRVGLLSDITRVLRENGLVVVRADVETHGEKSVNAFYVRDISGNEVDIEYFSNSVKKEMGPIATLHVKNDTNRRKPNSPKQAPLSFGGMLRSRIERFSHGFIL; the protein is encoded by the exons ATGAATAGCGTTTGTATGCCTTACTTTGatcctgagttcgatactctcCCAGAAAGAATACATGGTCCACC TTGCCGAGTCTGCGTTGACAATGAAAGCATGGAAGGATGCACGGTGGTGAAG GTAGATAGCGTTAACAAGCAGGGTCTCCTTTTAGAAGTGGTGCAAATTTTGACAGACATGAACCTTCAAATCTGCAAAAGCTTTATTTCGTCTGATGCTGGTTGGTTCATGGATG TGTTTCATGTCAGAGATGAAAATGGCAATAAACTAACCGACCAGAAAGTAATTAACGACATTCAACAG GCCATAGGAAGATCAAGAGCTTCTTCACCATCACAACAacacagcaacaacaacaacaacaattcgGTGTTCACAACAATGACCAACTACAAGACCTATTCCAAAAGACTTCTCCCACTGCTTCCTAACCCTAATGATCAACACACGGCCATCGAAATGACCGGTGCCGACCGACCGGGCCTCTTTTCGGAGATCTCCGCAGCCCTAGCTGACCTCCATTGCAACATTGTCGAAGCCCACGCATGGAGTCACAATGCGCGGCTCGCATGCGTGGCTTACATTTCTGATCAATCCACTGACACTGCCATCGATGACCCCTCGCGGTTAGCCTCCATAGAGGACCACTTAACCACGGTGCTTCGCGCCACCACCAACCCTAATGGCGGTGGTGGCGCGAACCACCCGGACGTTAAGACCTCGGAACTTCTCGGAGGAGAAGGCCAAATGACCACCGTGGAACGCAGGCTGCACCAGCTTATGCTCTCAGTTAGGGACTTTGAGACCCCCTCCTCCCCCAAAGAGAAGAAGGGAAGAAAAAGGATGGTCTCAGTTGAAAGTTGTGAACAAAAGGGGTATTCAATTGTCAGCATTGAGTGTAAGGATCGTCCTAGGCTCATGTTTGATACCGTTTGCACGTTAACGGACATGCAGTACGTGATTTTCCATGCTTCCATCACTTCCCATGCAGGTTATGCATGTCAG GAGTATTTTATCAGGCACGTAGACGGATGTGCTTTAGATACTGCAAGCGAGAAGGAAAGAGTAATGAAATGCTTAGAGGCAGCCATAGAACGCCGGGTTTGTGAg GGGATTAGGCTAGAGTTGTGTGCAGACAACAGAGTTGGATTGCTCTCAGACATAACCAGAGTTCTCCGAGAGAACGGCCTCGTCGTCGTTCGAGCAGACGTAGAAACTCACGGAGAGAAATCGGTGAACGCTTTCTATGTGAGGGACATATCAGGGAACGAGGTAGACATTGAATATTTCAGCAACTCAGTGAAGAAGGAAATGGGTCCAATCGCCACTCTTCATGTCAAGAATGATACTAACAGAAGAAAACCAAACTCACCTAAACAGGCCCCTCTTTCATTTGGAGGCATGCTAAGATCTCGGATTGAACGTTTTTCTCATGGCTTCATTCTATGA
- the LOC121173434 gene encoding DEAD-box ATP-dependent RNA helicase 1-like, with amino-acid sequence MEEEKQQPSVAVVPWMRHPVDITRCQELPVCSVPLMKRRLQSVLEENMGISKLFPVQVTLWQETIGPGDFEQDLCIKSPIGSGKTLAYALPIVKLVFDAFASLLGLHICLATGQSLLRHELSSLIYLPGEDDGPNPGFLSPLWFQSKVDILVATPERLVDHVNKLSLKHLCYVVVDEADRFKPASTNIL; translated from the exons ATGGAGGAAGAAAAGCAGCAGCCAAGTGTGGCGGTTGTGCCATGGATGCGCCACCCTGTCGACATCACTCGCTGTCAAGAACTCCCTGTTTGTAGTGTTCCTTTGATGAAACGCAG GTTACAGTCGGTACTGGAGGAGAACATGGGAATCTCGAAGCTGTTCCCGGTTCAGGTCACACTTTGGCAAGAAACGATTGGACCGGGTGACTTTGAGCAAGACCTTTGCATAAAATCACCCATCGGAAGTGGCAAAACTTTGGCCTATGCTCTTCCCATC GTTAAGCTCGTCTTCGACGCCTTTGCATCACTGTTGGGTCTCCATATTTGCTTGGCTACTGGTCAATCTTTGCTTCGCCACGAGCTTTCTAGCCTCATTTATCTACCTGGAGAAGACGACGGTCCAAATCCTGGATTTTTGTCTCCGTTGTGGTTCCAAAGCAAGGTCGACATATTGGTAGCGACCCCTGAAAGGCTAGTGGACCATGTCAACAAGTTGTCGTTGAAGCATCTTTGTTATGTCGTGGTTGACGAAGCAGATCGATTTAAACCTGCATCTACTAATATACTATAA
- the LOC121172726 gene encoding homeobox protein knotted-1-like LET12: protein MAKPGRGRRSPSGSVSGSSSPSDSGSSSRSRSLSRSRSPSRSISSSPSSSSSSRSSRSRSPPPQRRRSPAEYRDCAEDIAILEIAPKLPQLQPSPAEISFYGIGSFLLLLSQFYEGNQEVEELLKLYASEKYILMVNQQLEDLRFYVSFKVGATSVSVLRSVWHTFWLRVSPGEGTGATMSDDEDEQVGSDANLFDGALDGPDSMGFGPLIPTENERSLTERVRPEVKHELKQGYKEKIVDIREEILRKR from the exons ATGGCGAAACCTGGGCGAGGTCGTCGCTCTCCCTCCGGTTCCGTTTCCGGCTCCTCTTCCCCCTCCGACTCCGGTTCCTCCTCTCGCTCGCGCTCCCTTTCTCGGTCCCGTTCTCCCTCGCGCTCCATATCGTCTtccccctcctcctcctcttcctcccgAAGCTCCCGCAGCCGCAGCCCTCCCCCGCAGAGGCGCCGAAG tCCCGCAGAGTATAGAGATTGCGCCGAAGATATCGCTATTTTAGAGATTGCGCCGAAGCTCCCGCAGCTGCAGCCCTCCCCCGCAGAGATCTCATTTTATGGTATAGGATCATTTTTGCTGCTATTGTCACAATTTTATGAAGGAAACCAAGAG GTGGAAGAACTTCTAAAATTATATGCAAGTGAGAAATATATTCTCATGGTGAATCAGCAGCTGGAAGATTTGAGATTTTATGTTTCTTTCAAG GTTGGAGCTACAAGTGTTTCAGTATTGCGAAGTGTGTGGCATACTTTCTGGCTAA GAGTTTCACCCGGGGAAGGCACGGGAGCAACAATGTCTGATGACGAAGATGAGCAAGTAGGTAGTGATGCCAATctgtttgatggtgctttggatGGTCCTGATAGCATGGGATTCGGTCCTCTTATTCCCACAGAGAATGAGAGGTCCCTCACGGAACGTGTAAGACCTGAAGTAAAGCACGAATTGAAACAG ggttataaagagaaaattgtGGACATAAGAGAGGAAATTTTACGCAAGAGATGA